In Vicinamibacterales bacterium, the DNA window TCAACTCGAGCGTCTTGCTGGCCCCCTCGTCGAGCGCGAACCGCGTCGCGGTCTTGGCGGCGCGGGCCAGCCACTCCGGGTCCTGCCAGTCGCCTTGGGCGACGTATTCGACGGCAGCGGCGTAGTACTCGCCCGGCGGCAGGCTGGCGAGCTTGAATTCCCCGTCCTGGTTCGGGCGGGTCGACGCCGTCCAGCGGTTCTGCGGCAGGGCCCACTTCTGTTCGTCGACCGGAAACACGACCACCGTGTAGCTCTTCACCGGCTGTCCGGTCGCGGCGCTTACCGTACCGGCGATCGAGGTCAGGCGGTTCGTCAGCTCGATGTCGATCCCGTTGACGTCGGCGCCAGGCTTGAAGTCGACGCCGCGGTCGGTGACGTCTTCGCCGTTGAGCATCACGCGTTTCAGCATCCAGCCGCGCGGCAGATTGACCGCCCGAAACGTGTGACCGCCCACCAGACTGTCGATGTCGAAGACACCGCCGTCTTTGACCTGACCGAGGCCGAACGTCGGCGTTGGACCGGCGTCGGCGTCGGTCGACGGCGTCGTCACGCGGATACCGGTCACGCCGTCGGGATTGGCCCCTCCTTCGAACACGATCCGGCCCGACACTTTCGCGCCTCGCGTGCCCATGAGTACCAGCCCGGTCAGGTCTTCGCCTGCCACGCTGACACTCGCCGTCGCGAACTCGCGCTGCTGCGGCTCGCCCGCCCCCGGTCCCGCAGCAGGGCTGTCGCTCATCGTGAAGGCGAACGCCATGACGTTGCCTCCCGCCGTTGACTGAAACATGCCGCCGCTCGATTGCGCCTGCAGCGAATACTCGCCGGGCGTGACACCGGTGAGCGTGAAGTTGCCGTCCTTGTCGGTACGCGTCGTCGCGCCCGGTCCGAACATCAACGCGTCCTTGGCTGACGACATCAGCATCACGATCGCGCCACCCATCGGCTTGCCGTCGGAGCCGATCGCGGCGCCCGACACGCGCGCCAGCTTCACCGGCTGAAGCTGGATGTCGACAGTCGTCAGCTCCTGGCCGAT includes these proteins:
- a CDS encoding carboxypeptidase-like regulatory domain-containing protein, whose protein sequence is MLRQSIAAACLCAAALTPASAQEVRQTIRIEASGGDAGPISFLPPGREAKKGTSGLKGRIVGSDAGSPLRRAQVRINGPDIGSKTTLTDAQGQYEFRELPAGRFTLTITKSGYVTMQYGQSRPFEPGRPIELADAQLLDKIDVALPRGSVLAGRVVDEFGETVADADVTAMRLQYQNGRRRLVATGRNASTNDLGQFRIYGLPPGEYYVSATLRNMTMMAMDLVGGGAAGANSQTSGYASTYYPSTPNAGEAQRVSVAIGQELTTVDIQLQPVKLARVSGAAIGSDGKPMGGAIVMLMSSAKDALMFGPGATTRTDKDGNFTLTGVTPGEYSLQAQSSGGMFQSTAGGNVMAFAFTMSDSPAAGPGAGEPQQREFATASVSVAGEDLTGLVLMGTRGAKVSGRIVFEGGANPDGVTGIRVTTPSTDADAGPTPTFGLGQVKDGGVFDIDSLVGGHTFRAVNLPRGWMLKRVMLNGEDVTDRGVDFKPGADVNGIDIELTNRLTSIAGTVSAATGQPVKSYTVVVFPVDEQKWALPQNRWTASTRPNQDGEFKLASLPPGEYYAAAVEYVAQGDWQDPEWLARAAKTATRFALDEGASKTLELKLSGS